Proteins encoded by one window of Podarcis muralis chromosome 11, rPodMur119.hap1.1, whole genome shotgun sequence:
- the DDX4 gene encoding putative ATP-dependent RNA helicase DDX4 isoform X4 produces the protein MEEEDWDEEITDDNRSSTTGGGGRTALPLFQPSFEKLGSLSTGANETSCNFNQNAIPPGRCSTENAAPWGRTFGGVGGKPNGEDKPAGGFGSGRTFGNRATSGNRFEERKFSSFDRGMIAGGNRDGRGSGRGGFGRFGSDSQNRGRGGRGGYKGSNEEVIGGFGRGMWKSDGDSEAGDGAGPKVTYVPPPPPEEEEAIFAHYQTGINFDKYDNILVEVSGHDPPPAILTFEEANLCPTLMKNIARTGYLKLTPVQKYSIPIIMAGRDLMACAQTGSGKTAAFLIPILAHMMRDGVTATQFEQQQQPECIIVAPTRELINQIFLESRKFAHGTCIRPVVTYGGTQTGHSLRQIMQGCNILCATPGRLLDFIGREKIGLRKLQYLVLDEADRMLDMGFGPDMKKLISSPGMPSKENRQTLMFSATFPEEIQRLAGEFLKAEYLFVVVGQVGGACSDVQQTILKVNQYDKREKLVEILNGTGDKRTMVFVETKKKADFIATFLCQENIATTSIHGDREQREREEALYYFRSGKCPVLVATSVAARGLDIENVQHVINFDLPSTIDEYVHRIGRTGRCGNIGKATSFFDANSDSPIAQPLVKVLADAQQEVPVWLEEIACTSGGIGFSSPRGNMFASVDSRKVYHGKENHHSGGGGGFTASNISAPDESWD, from the exons ATGGAGGAGGAAGACTGGGACGAGGAGATCACAGATGACAACAGGAGCAGTACCACGGGCGGAGGTGGCAGGACTGCTTTGCCCCTCTTTCAGCCCAGCTTCGAAAAGCTG ggCAGCTTGTCTACAGGAGCAAATGAAACCTCATGCAATTTCAATCAGAATGCAATCCCCCCAG GACGTTGTTCCACTGAAAATGCAGCGCCTTGGGGTCGTACGTTTGGAG GTGTTGGTGGAAAACCAAATGGAGAAGACAAACCAGCAGGTggatttggaagtggaaggactTTTGGAAACCGAG CTACATCTGGAAATAGATTTGAAGAAAGGAAGTTTTCAAGCTTTGATAGAG GAATGATTGCTGGTGGCAATAGGGATGGAAGAGgatctggcagaggaggatttggGCGATTTGGAA GTGACTCTCAAAAtagaggcagaggaggcagag GTGGCTACAAAGGAAGCAACGAAGAAGTAATTGGAGGTTTTGGAAGAG GTATGTGGAAATCGGATGGTGATTCAGAAGCAGGTGATGGCGCTG GTCCAAAGGTGACCTacgtaccaccaccaccaccagaagaagaagaagccatctTTGCACATTACCAGACAGGGATAAACTTTGACAAATACGATAACATTCTTGTGGAAGTTTCAGGACATGACCCCCCACCAGCAATACTG ACCTTTGAAGAAGCTAATCTATGTCCAACATTGATGAAGAACATTGCTAGAACTGGATATCTTAAACTTACTCCAGTGCAGAAATACAGTATTCCTATTATAATGGCAGGGCGTGATTTAATGGCATGTGCCCAGACAGGATCTGGAAAAACA GCAGCTTTTCTTATACCAATTTTGGCTCATATGATGCGTGATGGAGTTACTGCCACTCAGtttgaacaacagcaacaaccagaaTGTATAATTGTAGCTCCAACTAGAGAACTGATAAACCAGATCTTTCTGGAATCAAGAAAATTTGCACATGG AACTTGTATAAGACCAGTTGTGACTTACGGAGGAACACAAACAGGTCATTCACTTCGTCAGATAATGCAAGGTTGTAATATATTGTGTGCTACCCCTGGAAGGCTTTTGGATTTCATAGGCAGAGAAAAG ATTGGGCTGAGGAAGCTACAATATTTGGTGTTAGATGAAGCAGATCGTATGCTGGATATGGGATTTGGCCCAGATATGAAGAAATTAATTTCATCTCCAGGCATGCCATCAAAGGAAAACCGCCAAACACTAATGTTTAGTGCCACTTTCCCTGAAGAAATCCAGAG GCTAGCTGGAGAATTCTTGAAGGCAGAGtacttatttgttgttgttggacaAGTAGGTGGAGCCTGCAGTGATGTTCAGCAGACAATACTTAAAGTGAATCAGTATGACAAGAGAGAGAAGCTTGTTGAGATTCTCAATGGCACAG GTGATAAGCGAACCATGGTGTTTGTGGAAACTAAGAAAAAAGCAGACTTTATTGCAACATTCCTTTGCCAAGAAAACATAGCAACAACAAGTATTCATGG TGATCGGGAACAGAGAGAGCGAGAAGAAGCTCTTTATTATTTTCGTTCTGGAAAATGCCCTGTTCTTGTTGCTACAtcagtggcagcaagaggtcTGGATATTGAAAACGTTCAACATGTCATAAATTTTGATCTACCTTCCACAATTGATGAGTATGTTCATAGGATTGGACGAACTGGGCGTTGTGGTAATATTGGCAAAGCAACTTCTTTCTTTGATGCTAATTCAGACAGTCCTATTGCACAGCCTCTGGTCAAAGTACTTGCAGAT gctCAGCAAGAAGTGCCAGTGTGGCTAGAAGAGATTGCTTGTACTTCTGGTGGAATTGGTTTTAGCAGTCCAAGGGGAAACATGTTTGCATCTGTTGACTCTCGAAAG GTTTACCATGGCAAAGAGAATCACCAcagtggaggaggtggaggaTTTACAGCATCAAATATAAGTGCACCTGATGAGTCATGGGATTGA
- the LOC114606758 gene encoding interleukin-31 receptor subunit alpha-like, with product MPSSLKSFYQTKLVIQMPEKSVVFPFLLAAPPQPPEIIACLFYYKSGSTLTCVWTYERDPEIVYTLTKQMLAPNEEENCSMKGASTLVGDEIQSCSTKSALCTLFNQPISAREYRVWVTARNGLGKATSEPVCIFSQTILKPDPPQITKIETVPGMPPKLRVHWKKARMPPSAENNTRCQIRYKSIKENGMKDYFMEEDSATIELTNLWDCTTYTVDVRCAHNDSKFWSEWSTKKMGTTKEQGEQKC from the exons ATGCCAAGTAGTTTAAAGTCTTTTTACCAAACAAAACTGGTCATTCAAATGCCTGAGAAAtctgttgtttttcctttcttgctTGCAGCTCCTCCACAGCCTCCTGAAATTATTGCCTGCTTATTTTATTACAAAAGTGGTTCAACTCTTACTTGCGTCTGGACATATGAAAGGGACCCTGAAATAGTCTATACTCTCACTAAACA GATGTTAGCACCGAATGAGGAAGAAAACTGCTCAATGAAAGGGGCTTCGACATTAGTAGGCGATGAGATACAAAGCTGCTCAACCAAAAGTGCTTTGTGTACATTATTCAATCAACCAATTTCTGCTCGGGAATATCGTGTCTGGGTGACGGCAAGAAATGGCTTGGGGAAAGCAACCTCAGAGCCTGTTTGCATATTTTCTCAAACAATTT TGAAGCCTGATCCTCCTCAGATAACTAAAATAGAAACAGTTCCAGGGATGCCGCCAAAGCTAAGAGTTCATTGGAAAAAAGCTCGAATGCCTCCAAGTGCTGAGAACAATACGAGGTGCCAAATTCGTTATAAATCCATAAAGGAAAATGGCATG AAAGATTACTTCATGGAAGAAGACAGCGCAACAATTGAACTCACTAATCTGTGGGATTGTACAACCTATACTGTTGACGTTCGGTGCGCTCATAATGACTCGAAGTTTTGGAGTGAGTGGAGTACCAAAAAAATGGGAACAACGAAAGAACAAGGCGAGCAAAAATGCTGA
- the DDX4 gene encoding putative ATP-dependent RNA helicase DDX4 isoform X3 produces the protein MEEEDWDEEITDDNRSSTTGGGGRTALPLFQPSFEKLGSLSTGANETSCNFNQNAIPPGRCSTENAAPWGRTFGGVGGKPNGEDKPAGGFGSGRTFGNRATSGNRFEERKFSSFDREVVDDDQESQSNREVSRRGGMIAGGNRDGRGSGRGGFGRFGSDSQNRGRGGRGGYKGSNEEVIGGFGRGMWKSDGDSEAGDGAGPKVTYVPPPPPEEEEAIFAHYQTGINFDKYDNILVEVSGHDPPPAILTFEEANLCPTLMKNIARTGYLKLTPVQKYSIPIIMAGRDLMACAQTGSGKTAAFLIPILAHMMRDGVTATQFEQQQQPECIIVAPTRELINQIFLESRKFAHGTCIRPVVTYGGTQTGHSLRQIMQGCNILCATPGRLLDFIGREKIGLRKLQYLVLDEADRMLDMGFGPDMKKLISSPGMPSKENRQTLMFSATFPEEIQRLAGEFLKAEYLFVVVGQVGGACSDVQQTILKVNQYDKREKLVEILNGTGDKRTMVFVETKKKADFIATFLCQENIATTSIHGDREQREREEALYYFRSGKCPVLVATSVAARGLDIENVQHVINFDLPSTIDEYVHRIGRTGRCGNIGKATSFFDANSDSPIAQPLVKVLADAQQEVPVWLEEIACTSGGIGFSSPRGNMFASVDSRKVYHGKENHHSGGGGGFTASNISAPDESWD, from the exons ATGGAGGAGGAAGACTGGGACGAGGAGATCACAGATGACAACAGGAGCAGTACCACGGGCGGAGGTGGCAGGACTGCTTTGCCCCTCTTTCAGCCCAGCTTCGAAAAGCTG ggCAGCTTGTCTACAGGAGCAAATGAAACCTCATGCAATTTCAATCAGAATGCAATCCCCCCAG GACGTTGTTCCACTGAAAATGCAGCGCCTTGGGGTCGTACGTTTGGAG GTGTTGGTGGAAAACCAAATGGAGAAGACAAACCAGCAGGTggatttggaagtggaaggactTTTGGAAACCGAG CTACATCTGGAAATAGATTTGAAGAAAGGAAGTTTTCAAGCTTTGATAGAG AAGTAGTTGATGATGATCAAGAAAGCCAGTCAAACAGAGAAGTTTCTAGGAGAGGAG GAATGATTGCTGGTGGCAATAGGGATGGAAGAGgatctggcagaggaggatttggGCGATTTGGAA GTGACTCTCAAAAtagaggcagaggaggcagag GTGGCTACAAAGGAAGCAACGAAGAAGTAATTGGAGGTTTTGGAAGAG GTATGTGGAAATCGGATGGTGATTCAGAAGCAGGTGATGGCGCTG GTCCAAAGGTGACCTacgtaccaccaccaccaccagaagaagaagaagccatctTTGCACATTACCAGACAGGGATAAACTTTGACAAATACGATAACATTCTTGTGGAAGTTTCAGGACATGACCCCCCACCAGCAATACTG ACCTTTGAAGAAGCTAATCTATGTCCAACATTGATGAAGAACATTGCTAGAACTGGATATCTTAAACTTACTCCAGTGCAGAAATACAGTATTCCTATTATAATGGCAGGGCGTGATTTAATGGCATGTGCCCAGACAGGATCTGGAAAAACA GCAGCTTTTCTTATACCAATTTTGGCTCATATGATGCGTGATGGAGTTACTGCCACTCAGtttgaacaacagcaacaaccagaaTGTATAATTGTAGCTCCAACTAGAGAACTGATAAACCAGATCTTTCTGGAATCAAGAAAATTTGCACATGG AACTTGTATAAGACCAGTTGTGACTTACGGAGGAACACAAACAGGTCATTCACTTCGTCAGATAATGCAAGGTTGTAATATATTGTGTGCTACCCCTGGAAGGCTTTTGGATTTCATAGGCAGAGAAAAG ATTGGGCTGAGGAAGCTACAATATTTGGTGTTAGATGAAGCAGATCGTATGCTGGATATGGGATTTGGCCCAGATATGAAGAAATTAATTTCATCTCCAGGCATGCCATCAAAGGAAAACCGCCAAACACTAATGTTTAGTGCCACTTTCCCTGAAGAAATCCAGAG GCTAGCTGGAGAATTCTTGAAGGCAGAGtacttatttgttgttgttggacaAGTAGGTGGAGCCTGCAGTGATGTTCAGCAGACAATACTTAAAGTGAATCAGTATGACAAGAGAGAGAAGCTTGTTGAGATTCTCAATGGCACAG GTGATAAGCGAACCATGGTGTTTGTGGAAACTAAGAAAAAAGCAGACTTTATTGCAACATTCCTTTGCCAAGAAAACATAGCAACAACAAGTATTCATGG TGATCGGGAACAGAGAGAGCGAGAAGAAGCTCTTTATTATTTTCGTTCTGGAAAATGCCCTGTTCTTGTTGCTACAtcagtggcagcaagaggtcTGGATATTGAAAACGTTCAACATGTCATAAATTTTGATCTACCTTCCACAATTGATGAGTATGTTCATAGGATTGGACGAACTGGGCGTTGTGGTAATATTGGCAAAGCAACTTCTTTCTTTGATGCTAATTCAGACAGTCCTATTGCACAGCCTCTGGTCAAAGTACTTGCAGAT gctCAGCAAGAAGTGCCAGTGTGGCTAGAAGAGATTGCTTGTACTTCTGGTGGAATTGGTTTTAGCAGTCCAAGGGGAAACATGTTTGCATCTGTTGACTCTCGAAAG GTTTACCATGGCAAAGAGAATCACCAcagtggaggaggtggaggaTTTACAGCATCAAATATAAGTGCACCTGATGAGTCATGGGATTGA
- the DDX4 gene encoding putative ATP-dependent RNA helicase DDX4 isoform X2 gives MEEEDWDEEITDDNRSSTTGGGGRTALPLFQPSFEKLGSLSTGANETSCNFNQNAIPPGRCSTENAAPWGRTFGGVGGKPNGEDKPAGGFGSGRTFGNRATSGNRFEERKFSSFDRGMIAGGNRDGRGSGRGGFGRFGNDETEKQDRRQTFGGFGSKRGGFGASSGDSQNRGRGGRGGYKGSNEEVIGGFGRGMWKSDGDSEAGDGAGPKVTYVPPPPPEEEEAIFAHYQTGINFDKYDNILVEVSGHDPPPAILTFEEANLCPTLMKNIARTGYLKLTPVQKYSIPIIMAGRDLMACAQTGSGKTAAFLIPILAHMMRDGVTATQFEQQQQPECIIVAPTRELINQIFLESRKFAHGTCIRPVVTYGGTQTGHSLRQIMQGCNILCATPGRLLDFIGREKIGLRKLQYLVLDEADRMLDMGFGPDMKKLISSPGMPSKENRQTLMFSATFPEEIQRLAGEFLKAEYLFVVVGQVGGACSDVQQTILKVNQYDKREKLVEILNGTGDKRTMVFVETKKKADFIATFLCQENIATTSIHGDREQREREEALYYFRSGKCPVLVATSVAARGLDIENVQHVINFDLPSTIDEYVHRIGRTGRCGNIGKATSFFDANSDSPIAQPLVKVLADAQQEVPVWLEEIACTSGGIGFSSPRGNMFASVDSRKVYHGKENHHSGGGGGFTASNISAPDESWD, from the exons ATGGAGGAGGAAGACTGGGACGAGGAGATCACAGATGACAACAGGAGCAGTACCACGGGCGGAGGTGGCAGGACTGCTTTGCCCCTCTTTCAGCCCAGCTTCGAAAAGCTG ggCAGCTTGTCTACAGGAGCAAATGAAACCTCATGCAATTTCAATCAGAATGCAATCCCCCCAG GACGTTGTTCCACTGAAAATGCAGCGCCTTGGGGTCGTACGTTTGGAG GTGTTGGTGGAAAACCAAATGGAGAAGACAAACCAGCAGGTggatttggaagtggaaggactTTTGGAAACCGAG CTACATCTGGAAATAGATTTGAAGAAAGGAAGTTTTCAAGCTTTGATAGAG GAATGATTGCTGGTGGCAATAGGGATGGAAGAGgatctggcagaggaggatttggGCGATTTGGAA ATGATGAAACTGAGAAACAAGATAGAAGACAGACTTTTGGTGGATTTGGTTCCAAAAGAGGAGGGTTTGGTGCTTCAAGTG GTGACTCTCAAAAtagaggcagaggaggcagag GTGGCTACAAAGGAAGCAACGAAGAAGTAATTGGAGGTTTTGGAAGAG GTATGTGGAAATCGGATGGTGATTCAGAAGCAGGTGATGGCGCTG GTCCAAAGGTGACCTacgtaccaccaccaccaccagaagaagaagaagccatctTTGCACATTACCAGACAGGGATAAACTTTGACAAATACGATAACATTCTTGTGGAAGTTTCAGGACATGACCCCCCACCAGCAATACTG ACCTTTGAAGAAGCTAATCTATGTCCAACATTGATGAAGAACATTGCTAGAACTGGATATCTTAAACTTACTCCAGTGCAGAAATACAGTATTCCTATTATAATGGCAGGGCGTGATTTAATGGCATGTGCCCAGACAGGATCTGGAAAAACA GCAGCTTTTCTTATACCAATTTTGGCTCATATGATGCGTGATGGAGTTACTGCCACTCAGtttgaacaacagcaacaaccagaaTGTATAATTGTAGCTCCAACTAGAGAACTGATAAACCAGATCTTTCTGGAATCAAGAAAATTTGCACATGG AACTTGTATAAGACCAGTTGTGACTTACGGAGGAACACAAACAGGTCATTCACTTCGTCAGATAATGCAAGGTTGTAATATATTGTGTGCTACCCCTGGAAGGCTTTTGGATTTCATAGGCAGAGAAAAG ATTGGGCTGAGGAAGCTACAATATTTGGTGTTAGATGAAGCAGATCGTATGCTGGATATGGGATTTGGCCCAGATATGAAGAAATTAATTTCATCTCCAGGCATGCCATCAAAGGAAAACCGCCAAACACTAATGTTTAGTGCCACTTTCCCTGAAGAAATCCAGAG GCTAGCTGGAGAATTCTTGAAGGCAGAGtacttatttgttgttgttggacaAGTAGGTGGAGCCTGCAGTGATGTTCAGCAGACAATACTTAAAGTGAATCAGTATGACAAGAGAGAGAAGCTTGTTGAGATTCTCAATGGCACAG GTGATAAGCGAACCATGGTGTTTGTGGAAACTAAGAAAAAAGCAGACTTTATTGCAACATTCCTTTGCCAAGAAAACATAGCAACAACAAGTATTCATGG TGATCGGGAACAGAGAGAGCGAGAAGAAGCTCTTTATTATTTTCGTTCTGGAAAATGCCCTGTTCTTGTTGCTACAtcagtggcagcaagaggtcTGGATATTGAAAACGTTCAACATGTCATAAATTTTGATCTACCTTCCACAATTGATGAGTATGTTCATAGGATTGGACGAACTGGGCGTTGTGGTAATATTGGCAAAGCAACTTCTTTCTTTGATGCTAATTCAGACAGTCCTATTGCACAGCCTCTGGTCAAAGTACTTGCAGAT gctCAGCAAGAAGTGCCAGTGTGGCTAGAAGAGATTGCTTGTACTTCTGGTGGAATTGGTTTTAGCAGTCCAAGGGGAAACATGTTTGCATCTGTTGACTCTCGAAAG GTTTACCATGGCAAAGAGAATCACCAcagtggaggaggtggaggaTTTACAGCATCAAATATAAGTGCACCTGATGAGTCATGGGATTGA
- the DDX4 gene encoding putative ATP-dependent RNA helicase DDX4 isoform X1 → MEEEDWDEEITDDNRSSTTGGGGRTALPLFQPSFEKLGSLSTGANETSCNFNQNAIPPGRCSTENAAPWGRTFGGVGGKPNGEDKPAGGFGSGRTFGNRATSGNRFEERKFSSFDREVVDDDQESQSNREVSRRGGMIAGGNRDGRGSGRGGFGRFGNDETEKQDRRQTFGGFGSKRGGFGASSGDSQNRGRGGRGGYKGSNEEVIGGFGRGMWKSDGDSEAGDGAGPKVTYVPPPPPEEEEAIFAHYQTGINFDKYDNILVEVSGHDPPPAILTFEEANLCPTLMKNIARTGYLKLTPVQKYSIPIIMAGRDLMACAQTGSGKTAAFLIPILAHMMRDGVTATQFEQQQQPECIIVAPTRELINQIFLESRKFAHGTCIRPVVTYGGTQTGHSLRQIMQGCNILCATPGRLLDFIGREKIGLRKLQYLVLDEADRMLDMGFGPDMKKLISSPGMPSKENRQTLMFSATFPEEIQRLAGEFLKAEYLFVVVGQVGGACSDVQQTILKVNQYDKREKLVEILNGTGDKRTMVFVETKKKADFIATFLCQENIATTSIHGDREQREREEALYYFRSGKCPVLVATSVAARGLDIENVQHVINFDLPSTIDEYVHRIGRTGRCGNIGKATSFFDANSDSPIAQPLVKVLADAQQEVPVWLEEIACTSGGIGFSSPRGNMFASVDSRKVYHGKENHHSGGGGGFTASNISAPDESWD, encoded by the exons ATGGAGGAGGAAGACTGGGACGAGGAGATCACAGATGACAACAGGAGCAGTACCACGGGCGGAGGTGGCAGGACTGCTTTGCCCCTCTTTCAGCCCAGCTTCGAAAAGCTG ggCAGCTTGTCTACAGGAGCAAATGAAACCTCATGCAATTTCAATCAGAATGCAATCCCCCCAG GACGTTGTTCCACTGAAAATGCAGCGCCTTGGGGTCGTACGTTTGGAG GTGTTGGTGGAAAACCAAATGGAGAAGACAAACCAGCAGGTggatttggaagtggaaggactTTTGGAAACCGAG CTACATCTGGAAATAGATTTGAAGAAAGGAAGTTTTCAAGCTTTGATAGAG AAGTAGTTGATGATGATCAAGAAAGCCAGTCAAACAGAGAAGTTTCTAGGAGAGGAG GAATGATTGCTGGTGGCAATAGGGATGGAAGAGgatctggcagaggaggatttggGCGATTTGGAA ATGATGAAACTGAGAAACAAGATAGAAGACAGACTTTTGGTGGATTTGGTTCCAAAAGAGGAGGGTTTGGTGCTTCAAGTG GTGACTCTCAAAAtagaggcagaggaggcagag GTGGCTACAAAGGAAGCAACGAAGAAGTAATTGGAGGTTTTGGAAGAG GTATGTGGAAATCGGATGGTGATTCAGAAGCAGGTGATGGCGCTG GTCCAAAGGTGACCTacgtaccaccaccaccaccagaagaagaagaagccatctTTGCACATTACCAGACAGGGATAAACTTTGACAAATACGATAACATTCTTGTGGAAGTTTCAGGACATGACCCCCCACCAGCAATACTG ACCTTTGAAGAAGCTAATCTATGTCCAACATTGATGAAGAACATTGCTAGAACTGGATATCTTAAACTTACTCCAGTGCAGAAATACAGTATTCCTATTATAATGGCAGGGCGTGATTTAATGGCATGTGCCCAGACAGGATCTGGAAAAACA GCAGCTTTTCTTATACCAATTTTGGCTCATATGATGCGTGATGGAGTTACTGCCACTCAGtttgaacaacagcaacaaccagaaTGTATAATTGTAGCTCCAACTAGAGAACTGATAAACCAGATCTTTCTGGAATCAAGAAAATTTGCACATGG AACTTGTATAAGACCAGTTGTGACTTACGGAGGAACACAAACAGGTCATTCACTTCGTCAGATAATGCAAGGTTGTAATATATTGTGTGCTACCCCTGGAAGGCTTTTGGATTTCATAGGCAGAGAAAAG ATTGGGCTGAGGAAGCTACAATATTTGGTGTTAGATGAAGCAGATCGTATGCTGGATATGGGATTTGGCCCAGATATGAAGAAATTAATTTCATCTCCAGGCATGCCATCAAAGGAAAACCGCCAAACACTAATGTTTAGTGCCACTTTCCCTGAAGAAATCCAGAG GCTAGCTGGAGAATTCTTGAAGGCAGAGtacttatttgttgttgttggacaAGTAGGTGGAGCCTGCAGTGATGTTCAGCAGACAATACTTAAAGTGAATCAGTATGACAAGAGAGAGAAGCTTGTTGAGATTCTCAATGGCACAG GTGATAAGCGAACCATGGTGTTTGTGGAAACTAAGAAAAAAGCAGACTTTATTGCAACATTCCTTTGCCAAGAAAACATAGCAACAACAAGTATTCATGG TGATCGGGAACAGAGAGAGCGAGAAGAAGCTCTTTATTATTTTCGTTCTGGAAAATGCCCTGTTCTTGTTGCTACAtcagtggcagcaagaggtcTGGATATTGAAAACGTTCAACATGTCATAAATTTTGATCTACCTTCCACAATTGATGAGTATGTTCATAGGATTGGACGAACTGGGCGTTGTGGTAATATTGGCAAAGCAACTTCTTTCTTTGATGCTAATTCAGACAGTCCTATTGCACAGCCTCTGGTCAAAGTACTTGCAGAT gctCAGCAAGAAGTGCCAGTGTGGCTAGAAGAGATTGCTTGTACTTCTGGTGGAATTGGTTTTAGCAGTCCAAGGGGAAACATGTTTGCATCTGTTGACTCTCGAAAG GTTTACCATGGCAAAGAGAATCACCAcagtggaggaggtggaggaTTTACAGCATCAAATATAAGTGCACCTGATGAGTCATGGGATTGA
- the DDX4 gene encoding putative ATP-dependent RNA helicase DDX4 isoform X5, with translation MEEEDWDEEITDDNRSSTTGGGGRTALPLFQPSFEKLGSLSTGANETSCNFNQNAIPPGRCSTENAAPWGRTFGGVGGKPNGEDKPAGGFGSGRTFGNRATSGNRFEERKFSSFDREVVDDDQESQSNREVSRRGGMIAGGNRDGRGSGRGGFGRFGNDETEKQDRRQTFGGFGSKRGGFGASSGDSQNRGRGGRGGYKGSNEEVIGGFGRGMWKSDGDSEAGDGAGPKVTYVPPPPPEEEEAIFAHYQTGINFDKYDNILVEVSGHDPPPAILTFEEANLCPTLMKNIARTGYLKLTPVQKYSIPIIMAGRDLMACAQTGSGKTAAFLIPILAHMMRDGVTATQFEQQQQPECIIVAPTRELINQIFLESRKFAHGTCIRPVVTYGGTQTGHSLRQIMQGCNILCATPGRLLDFIGREKIGLRKLQYLVLDEADRMLDMGFGPDMKKLISSPGMPSKENRQTLMFSATFPEEIQRLAGEFLKAEYLFVVVGQVGGACSDVQQTILKVNQYDKREKLVEILNGTGDKRTMVFVETKKKADFIATFLCQENIATTSIHGLQSDLDF, from the exons ATGGAGGAGGAAGACTGGGACGAGGAGATCACAGATGACAACAGGAGCAGTACCACGGGCGGAGGTGGCAGGACTGCTTTGCCCCTCTTTCAGCCCAGCTTCGAAAAGCTG ggCAGCTTGTCTACAGGAGCAAATGAAACCTCATGCAATTTCAATCAGAATGCAATCCCCCCAG GACGTTGTTCCACTGAAAATGCAGCGCCTTGGGGTCGTACGTTTGGAG GTGTTGGTGGAAAACCAAATGGAGAAGACAAACCAGCAGGTggatttggaagtggaaggactTTTGGAAACCGAG CTACATCTGGAAATAGATTTGAAGAAAGGAAGTTTTCAAGCTTTGATAGAG AAGTAGTTGATGATGATCAAGAAAGCCAGTCAAACAGAGAAGTTTCTAGGAGAGGAG GAATGATTGCTGGTGGCAATAGGGATGGAAGAGgatctggcagaggaggatttggGCGATTTGGAA ATGATGAAACTGAGAAACAAGATAGAAGACAGACTTTTGGTGGATTTGGTTCCAAAAGAGGAGGGTTTGGTGCTTCAAGTG GTGACTCTCAAAAtagaggcagaggaggcagag GTGGCTACAAAGGAAGCAACGAAGAAGTAATTGGAGGTTTTGGAAGAG GTATGTGGAAATCGGATGGTGATTCAGAAGCAGGTGATGGCGCTG GTCCAAAGGTGACCTacgtaccaccaccaccaccagaagaagaagaagccatctTTGCACATTACCAGACAGGGATAAACTTTGACAAATACGATAACATTCTTGTGGAAGTTTCAGGACATGACCCCCCACCAGCAATACTG ACCTTTGAAGAAGCTAATCTATGTCCAACATTGATGAAGAACATTGCTAGAACTGGATATCTTAAACTTACTCCAGTGCAGAAATACAGTATTCCTATTATAATGGCAGGGCGTGATTTAATGGCATGTGCCCAGACAGGATCTGGAAAAACA GCAGCTTTTCTTATACCAATTTTGGCTCATATGATGCGTGATGGAGTTACTGCCACTCAGtttgaacaacagcaacaaccagaaTGTATAATTGTAGCTCCAACTAGAGAACTGATAAACCAGATCTTTCTGGAATCAAGAAAATTTGCACATGG AACTTGTATAAGACCAGTTGTGACTTACGGAGGAACACAAACAGGTCATTCACTTCGTCAGATAATGCAAGGTTGTAATATATTGTGTGCTACCCCTGGAAGGCTTTTGGATTTCATAGGCAGAGAAAAG ATTGGGCTGAGGAAGCTACAATATTTGGTGTTAGATGAAGCAGATCGTATGCTGGATATGGGATTTGGCCCAGATATGAAGAAATTAATTTCATCTCCAGGCATGCCATCAAAGGAAAACCGCCAAACACTAATGTTTAGTGCCACTTTCCCTGAAGAAATCCAGAG GCTAGCTGGAGAATTCTTGAAGGCAGAGtacttatttgttgttgttggacaAGTAGGTGGAGCCTGCAGTGATGTTCAGCAGACAATACTTAAAGTGAATCAGTATGACAAGAGAGAGAAGCTTGTTGAGATTCTCAATGGCACAG GTGATAAGCGAACCATGGTGTTTGTGGAAACTAAGAAAAAAGCAGACTTTATTGCAACATTCCTTTGCCAAGAAAACATAGCAACAACAAGTATTCATGG ATTGCAGTCGGATCTGGACTTTTAA